The following proteins come from a genomic window of Bradyrhizobium paxllaeri:
- a CDS encoding CaiB/BaiF CoA transferase family protein — MLEGIKVLSFTHFLQGPAAVQMLADAGADVIKIEPPGGAFERGWSGFDAFKEGVSIFFLLGNRNQRSLSLDLRNEQAKEIVLHMVREADVLVENYRPGVLERLGFGYEDMKAVNPRLVYCSCSGYGSSGPYLKRPGQDMLLQAMSGMTMLSGGADAPPTPVGSAIVDQHAAALAAFGVVSALLSRQRTGRGALVESNLLNAALDLQIEPFTYYLNKGRLWARTGPPLGSRFHPAPYGIYRTADGWIAISLTPISQMAAALDYPKLAAFNDPKDPVRRRDEIHHIVYERVQSRKTAEWMEIFDAHNIWYAPVNDYEEVETDPQVAHNNMIMTIEHPQAGEVRLLAHPVRYDGEAPPLRRLPPRHGEHTREILAELGYAADEIDALSDGGIAITNKAAS; from the coding sequence ATGCTCGAGGGCATTAAGGTTTTGAGTTTCACGCACTTTCTGCAGGGGCCTGCGGCCGTGCAGATGCTGGCTGACGCCGGGGCGGACGTAATCAAGATCGAGCCTCCTGGAGGCGCATTTGAGCGCGGCTGGTCCGGATTCGATGCCTTCAAGGAAGGCGTGAGCATTTTCTTTCTGCTCGGCAACCGCAATCAGCGGAGCCTCTCGCTAGATCTTCGCAATGAACAGGCAAAAGAGATCGTGTTGCACATGGTGCGCGAAGCCGACGTGCTGGTTGAAAACTACCGCCCGGGCGTCCTGGAGCGGCTTGGCTTCGGCTATGAAGACATGAAGGCCGTCAACCCCCGCCTCGTATACTGCTCCTGCTCGGGTTATGGATCGTCCGGCCCCTACTTGAAACGGCCTGGCCAGGACATGTTGCTGCAGGCGATGAGCGGCATGACCATGCTCTCGGGCGGGGCCGACGCGCCGCCGACCCCGGTTGGCTCCGCAATTGTCGATCAGCACGCCGCCGCGCTTGCAGCGTTCGGCGTCGTTTCGGCGCTGCTTTCGCGTCAGCGCACCGGACGCGGCGCGCTGGTGGAGAGCAACCTTCTCAATGCAGCCCTCGATCTGCAGATTGAGCCGTTTACCTATTACCTCAATAAGGGCCGGCTCTGGGCGCGCACGGGCCCGCCGCTGGGCAGCCGCTTCCACCCCGCTCCGTACGGGATCTATCGCACCGCGGACGGCTGGATCGCGATCTCGCTAACCCCTATATCGCAGATGGCAGCGGCGCTCGACTATCCGAAGCTAGCAGCTTTCAACGACCCTAAGGATCCGGTGCGTCGGCGCGACGAGATCCATCACATCGTATATGAGCGCGTGCAGAGCCGTAAGACGGCGGAGTGGATGGAGATCTTCGATGCGCACAACATCTGGTACGCGCCGGTGAATGACTATGAGGAGGTCGAAACCGATCCGCAGGTCGCACATAACAACATGATCATGACGATCGAGCACCCTCAAGCGGGCGAGGTGCGGCTCTTGGCCCATCCGGTCCGTTACGATGGCGAAGCGCCACCGCTACGTCGATTGCCACCGCGGCATGGCGAACACACCAGGGAAATCTTGGCCGAGCTTGGCTATGCAGCGGACGAAATCGACGCATTGTCTGACGGCGGGATAGCCATTACCAATAAGGCCGCCTCGTGA
- a CDS encoding MaoC family dehydratase — MNVMQANVGDCVRFSKTVGESDIYLFAGLTGDLSQNHVDDEFMSHSMYGKRIAHGALMVGFISTASTRMIEESVRKGIDTTPVSLGYDGVRFLKPVYINDTVTVTYTIGEVDDERRRTLANVDVTNQRGELVAVGKHHLKWTPNVTKRPTS, encoded by the coding sequence ATGAATGTGATGCAGGCAAACGTCGGGGATTGCGTTCGATTTTCGAAAACCGTCGGAGAGTCGGATATCTATCTTTTTGCGGGTCTGACCGGTGATCTTTCGCAAAATCACGTCGACGACGAATTCATGAGCCATTCAATGTACGGCAAGCGCATTGCCCATGGTGCGCTGATGGTCGGATTCATTTCAACGGCCTCCACCCGAATGATTGAAGAAAGCGTGCGAAAGGGCATTGATACGACACCCGTATCGCTCGGCTACGATGGCGTGCGGTTTCTCAAGCCGGTTTACATCAACGACACGGTGACAGTGACCTATACCATCGGCGAAGTCGACGACGAGCGCCGCCGTACGCTTGCCAATGTGGACGTCACCAACCAGCGTGGCGAACTCGTCGCCGTGGGCAAGCATCACCTCAAATGGACGCCCAACGTGACGAAGCGGCCGACGTCCTAG
- a CDS encoding Lrp/AsnC family transcriptional regulator: MQLDRIDARLLDLVQRNNRLTSEELGAKVGLSASGVQRRLKRLRSHRIIEGDVSIVSPKAIGRNVSLLVLISFERDRTDIVDRFKQTIRKMPEVMSGFYVTGQTDFVLLVTANSMEEYEQFTRFLVDENPDIKRFESMVVLDRVKAGFTLPMASIACW; the protein is encoded by the coding sequence ATGCAACTCGATAGAATTGATGCTCGTCTTCTTGACCTCGTACAGCGCAACAATCGCCTGACCAGTGAAGAACTCGGCGCGAAGGTCGGCTTGTCTGCATCCGGAGTTCAGCGTCGACTGAAACGCCTACGATCACACCGCATCATAGAAGGAGACGTTTCAATCGTCTCGCCAAAAGCAATCGGACGAAACGTGAGCCTGTTGGTTCTCATTTCGTTTGAGCGCGATCGGACCGATATCGTCGATCGCTTTAAGCAGACAATCCGCAAAATGCCAGAGGTGATGAGCGGATTCTACGTTACCGGACAGACTGACTTCGTTCTCCTAGTAACAGCAAATAGTATGGAAGAGTACGAGCAGTTTACTCGGTTTTTAGTAGACGAAAACCCAGACATAAAGCGCTTTGAAAGTATGGTCGTTTTGGACAGAGTCAAAGCCGGCTTCACCTTACCAATGGCTTCTATCGCATGCTGGTGA
- a CDS encoding enoyl-CoA hydratase/isomerase family protein: MEQLGAVRVLTINRADKMNAFTPAVMHELDHMLDDAARDSATRVVMITGAGQKAFVAGNDIDGLIEMNGVEAYRDMQSGQRVLFRLYEFAKPTIAMVNGYALGGGFELALACDFIVASDTARFGFPEITLNTIPGWGGTQLAVRKMGLARAKEMVLTGRHYTTAECREFGFIHVFASAPELKSAALAFAEQLATHDSFAMEMAKRSVNRAAEIPLNVGLDLEAANYAVNHGTTAARTGLRAFAARRKPKKALTDNSTSEKSK, encoded by the coding sequence ATGGAGCAGCTCGGCGCCGTTCGCGTGCTCACCATCAATCGCGCCGACAAAATGAACGCATTCACGCCGGCGGTAATGCACGAGCTGGACCACATGCTTGACGATGCTGCGCGGGATAGCGCGACCCGTGTCGTCATGATTACGGGGGCGGGTCAAAAGGCCTTTGTGGCTGGCAACGACATCGATGGCCTTATCGAGATGAATGGTGTCGAGGCCTATCGCGACATGCAAAGTGGTCAGCGCGTCCTGTTCAGGCTATATGAATTCGCAAAGCCGACTATCGCCATGGTGAATGGCTATGCATTGGGCGGCGGCTTCGAGCTCGCGCTGGCGTGCGACTTCATCGTCGCGTCCGATACGGCGCGGTTTGGTTTTCCGGAGATTACACTCAATACCATCCCTGGTTGGGGCGGAACGCAGCTCGCGGTCAGAAAGATGGGGTTGGCGCGCGCCAAGGAAATGGTGTTGACCGGGCGCCACTATACGACCGCGGAATGCCGGGAGTTTGGGTTCATTCATGTTTTCGCTTCCGCGCCAGAGCTGAAGTCGGCGGCGCTGGCCTTTGCCGAACAGTTGGCGACGCACGATTCGTTCGCCATGGAAATGGCCAAGCGCAGCGTCAACCGCGCCGCCGAGATCCCGCTGAATGTGGGACTGGATCTGGAGGCCGCGAACTACGCCGTCAACCACGGCACCACTGCCGCCCGCACGGGTTTGCGCGCCTTCGCCGCGCGCCGCAAGCCCAAAAAAGCGCTCACCGACAATTCGACTTCCGAGAAATCCAAGTGA
- a CDS encoding helix-turn-helix domain-containing protein → MKIEHYDYGSEIKSLNIHFAPLENMKSTLPYPHRHDFYHIVWVTRGTGCHIIDSVKYEVRPNSLFFMAPGQIHDFTLSEDAIGHTISFSPEFFAFRVHNRHSLTDIPIYSLENLNSAFYLDDIQAQSLRQIMDAIIEEYTAEKTGHEDVIWSYLRIFLMKMSRIAVPPAITDLSSRNLLLSRRFKSALEKNFGTMNETAEYAKLLKVTERALNEATRQALGLTAAQLIRERIMLEAKRLLLHTEIGVAEIADRLGFEDPAYFSRCFKKHTTRSPIEFRQSLATLNL, encoded by the coding sequence GTGAAGATAGAGCACTACGATTACGGCTCCGAGATCAAGTCGCTCAACATCCATTTTGCACCGCTGGAGAACATGAAATCGACGCTGCCCTACCCGCATCGGCACGACTTCTATCATATCGTCTGGGTGACCCGCGGCACCGGCTGCCACATCATCGACTCCGTCAAATATGAAGTCCGACCGAACAGCCTGTTCTTCATGGCCCCAGGGCAGATCCATGATTTCACGCTCTCGGAAGACGCGATCGGGCACACCATCAGCTTCAGCCCGGAATTCTTCGCTTTCAGAGTCCACAACCGGCATTCGCTCACCGACATTCCGATCTACAGTCTCGAAAATCTCAACAGCGCGTTTTATCTGGACGATATACAGGCCCAGAGTCTCCGCCAGATCATGGATGCCATAATCGAAGAATACACGGCGGAGAAGACCGGGCATGAGGATGTGATCTGGTCCTATTTGCGGATCTTCCTGATGAAGATGTCAAGGATAGCCGTACCTCCCGCCATCACCGACCTATCGTCCCGAAACCTGCTCCTATCACGCCGTTTCAAGAGCGCGCTGGAGAAGAATTTCGGCACCATGAACGAGACGGCGGAATATGCCAAGCTTCTGAAGGTCACCGAGCGTGCACTCAACGAAGCCACTCGGCAAGCCCTTGGTTTAACCGCGGCTCAGCTCATTCGCGAGCGGATCATGCTGGAAGCCAAGCGGCTGCTGCTGCACACCGAAATCGGCGTGGCTGAGATCGCCGACCGTCTCGGCTTCGAGGATCCTGCGTATTTCAGTCGCTGTTTCAAGAAGCACACCACCCGCTCGCCGATCGAATTCCGCCAGAGCCTCGCTACGCTGAACCTTTGA
- a CDS encoding glycoside hydrolase family 88 protein, whose protein sequence is MPDTTKNSIELTGAQRRLFTEVLNVMARKVAEDEPTFGVEFPHVTAPDGSWIKLPASLSAGYSGQAWSHGNWLCGFWIGLLLTCYLHTNEKKYLIWARERMRLVAQRADDPNTHDIGFIFDSSAIPAHAITGDRWYADIAMTAADKLRARIITTRSGAYLASWGPLDDPRGQCSSAIDTMANLSLLYWATNYSGDRSYRLAAEAHADITAKAFIRPDHSTYHAVEYDVVSGARKRGYTFQGAGDESAWTRGQGWAIYGFVNSARETGQRRYLDLAEQLAQYHMKRLAGRQVPPWDFDATEADADIKDTAAAAVISSALLELGRLHPDDAAASAWTEKGLAMLEALCRDEFARDPSHRGLLKNSCYSKPHNEGVRSATMFGDFFFTEALCRVMLPGKFRPLTAVPILA, encoded by the coding sequence ATGCCGGACACGACCAAAAATTCGATCGAACTCACTGGCGCGCAGCGGCGACTGTTCACCGAGGTCCTGAACGTTATGGCGCGCAAAGTGGCCGAAGACGAGCCGACATTTGGCGTCGAATTTCCGCACGTTACGGCACCGGACGGCTCCTGGATTAAGCTGCCGGCTTCGCTGTCGGCGGGCTATAGCGGCCAAGCCTGGAGCCACGGCAACTGGCTGTGCGGCTTCTGGATTGGCCTGTTGTTGACCTGTTATCTGCATACCAACGAGAAGAAATACCTGATCTGGGCTCGCGAACGCATGCGGCTCGTGGCTCAGCGCGCGGACGACCCCAACACGCATGACATCGGCTTTATCTTTGACAGCAGCGCGATTCCCGCGCACGCGATCACGGGCGACCGCTGGTATGCGGATATCGCGATGACCGCAGCCGACAAGCTCCGCGCTCGGATCATCACCACGCGCAGCGGCGCGTATCTCGCCTCCTGGGGGCCGTTGGACGACCCGCGCGGGCAATGCAGTTCGGCCATTGACACGATGGCCAATCTCTCGCTGTTGTATTGGGCAACCAATTACAGCGGCGACCGCAGCTATCGCCTGGCCGCCGAAGCGCATGCCGACATTACCGCAAAGGCTTTCATTCGTCCCGATCATTCCACCTACCATGCAGTGGAGTACGACGTAGTGAGCGGCGCGCGGAAGCGCGGCTATACGTTCCAGGGAGCAGGCGACGAATCCGCCTGGACCCGCGGCCAGGGCTGGGCCATCTACGGCTTCGTCAACTCCGCGCGAGAGACCGGTCAGCGCCGATATCTGGACCTCGCGGAACAGCTTGCACAATATCATATGAAGCGGCTTGCTGGACGTCAGGTCCCGCCGTGGGACTTCGATGCGACGGAGGCCGACGCCGACATTAAGGACACGGCGGCAGCAGCCGTGATTTCATCCGCCTTGCTCGAGCTGGGGCGGTTGCATCCCGATGACGCCGCTGCTTCGGCGTGGACTGAGAAGGGATTGGCGATGCTGGAAGCGCTGTGCCGCGATGAGTTCGCGCGAGACCCCTCGCATCGCGGCTTGTTGAAGAATTCCTGCTACTCGAAGCCGCACAATGAGGGTGTGCGCAGCGCGACCATGTTCGGCGACTTCTTCTTCACAGAAGCCCTGTGCCGCGTCATGCTGCCCGGTAAGTTCCGACCGCTGACGGCGGTGCCGATACTCGCGTGA
- a CDS encoding ABC transporter ATP-binding protein: MAEVILQDVVKRYGKFKVVHEVNLNIATGEFVVLVGPSGCGKSTTLRMIAGLENISAGTIRIGDKVVNDLPPKDRDIAMVFQNYALYQHMTVFDNLAFGLRNRKVPETEITSEVIRATQMLGLEPLLARKPSQLSGGQQQRVALGRCIVRRPQVFLFDEPLSNLDAKLRAQMRIEIKALRERVPTTSVYVTHDQVEAMTLGDRVVVMKDGWIQQIGTPLQIYNRPANRFVASFIGAPAMNFIEVELVEELGAMSVQAKDFKVELSLDQAAVLRKHGAKTVILGIRPEHIRLGIPPSNAGSSFTGVVSVTEQLGSELVIALNVGGSTIMASRISPETQVSPHACVQMWVDRKALQFFDDKTEMAIR; encoded by the coding sequence ATGGCAGAGGTCATTCTACAGGACGTCGTAAAAAGGTACGGCAAGTTTAAGGTTGTGCACGAGGTCAACCTCAATATCGCAACCGGTGAATTCGTCGTGCTAGTTGGTCCATCCGGATGTGGCAAGTCAACGACGCTTCGCATGATCGCCGGTCTCGAGAACATAAGCGCGGGGACTATCCGGATCGGAGACAAAGTCGTTAACGACCTGCCACCAAAGGATCGTGACATCGCGATGGTATTTCAGAACTATGCGCTCTATCAGCACATGACGGTGTTCGACAATCTGGCATTCGGGTTGCGAAACCGGAAAGTCCCGGAAACGGAAATTACAAGCGAAGTCATTCGCGCGACGCAAATGCTCGGTCTGGAGCCTCTCCTAGCACGCAAGCCGTCTCAACTCTCCGGCGGCCAGCAGCAGCGTGTGGCTCTTGGACGGTGCATCGTAAGGCGGCCACAAGTGTTCCTGTTCGACGAACCGCTCTCGAACCTCGATGCCAAGCTGCGGGCGCAGATGCGAATCGAGATTAAAGCGCTGCGCGAGCGCGTGCCTACCACATCGGTCTATGTCACCCATGATCAGGTTGAGGCGATGACGCTTGGCGACCGCGTTGTCGTCATGAAGGACGGCTGGATTCAGCAGATCGGCACGCCGCTGCAGATCTACAATCGACCGGCCAACCGATTCGTCGCGAGCTTCATCGGGGCGCCTGCAATGAACTTTATCGAGGTGGAGCTTGTCGAAGAACTCGGCGCCATGTCGGTGCAGGCGAAGGATTTCAAGGTCGAGTTGTCGCTCGACCAGGCGGCGGTCCTGCGCAAGCATGGCGCCAAGACGGTGATTCTAGGTATCCGGCCCGAGCATATACGTCTTGGCATCCCTCCAAGCAACGCGGGCTCATCCTTCACCGGCGTCGTCAGCGTCACCGAGCAACTTGGCTCGGAACTGGTGATCGCGCTCAACGTCGGGGGCAGCACGATCATGGCATCGCGCATTTCGCCAGAGACGCAGGTCAGCCCTCATGCCTGCGTGCAGATGTGGGTGGATCGGAAGGCGCTGCAATTCTTCGACGATAAAACGGAAATGGCGATTAGATAG
- a CDS encoding glycoside hydrolase family 88 protein: MDAQRDEAADVLGDSRRRSRVYVERRGVRQLEEMVSTAKLRWEQAIERMRCRVDQTLESLQSEFPHWAEAATGKWTTTVDGDWTGGAWPGMLWLFARRTGSSRYLDAARLWSSRLEPRAHLQTAFKGFGFYYGVALGDILCADKDAATLALDAAQSLKGQYDPRLDLIPLGGDAEESEDVGNSFSSIDSLQAVPLLFWAAEKTGEASFADVAARHTTRVLDIHMRPDGSIVQSSELNPANGKVVRHFTHKGFSESSVWARAQAWGLVYAAVALAYRPQEKRWMEQLIASADWWLSHVPPGLVAFWDFDDPAIPNTETDTAATAIVCSALLKLGRLAPSADLRTKYQDAGERIALALINGYLTPVAAGETRSQGMLVGACFNKRRDARVRDSATNAETIFGSYYLLESLNVLDGLIEAEKI, encoded by the coding sequence ATGGACGCCCAACGTGACGAAGCGGCCGACGTCCTAGGCGATTCGCGAAGGCGATCGCGCGTGTATGTGGAGAGAAGAGGGGTAAGGCAACTGGAGGAAATGGTGAGCACAGCCAAGCTGCGATGGGAACAGGCAATCGAACGGATGCGCTGCCGCGTCGATCAGACGCTCGAGAGCCTGCAATCGGAGTTCCCGCACTGGGCCGAGGCCGCGACGGGAAAATGGACGACGACTGTCGACGGCGACTGGACCGGCGGCGCGTGGCCGGGCATGTTATGGTTGTTTGCGCGACGCACGGGGAGCTCAAGATACCTGGATGCTGCCCGGCTGTGGAGCAGCCGGCTCGAGCCGCGGGCGCATCTGCAAACCGCGTTCAAGGGCTTTGGGTTCTACTACGGCGTTGCACTTGGCGACATCCTGTGTGCAGACAAGGATGCCGCGACATTGGCGCTGGATGCTGCCCAATCGCTGAAGGGTCAATATGACCCGAGGCTTGATCTCATTCCGCTAGGTGGTGACGCCGAGGAGTCGGAGGACGTAGGCAACTCCTTCAGCAGCATCGATTCCTTGCAAGCGGTTCCTCTCCTGTTCTGGGCGGCAGAGAAGACGGGGGAAGCATCGTTCGCTGACGTCGCCGCGCGACATACGACGCGGGTGCTGGATATTCACATGCGGCCCGACGGTTCGATCGTGCAGTCGAGCGAGCTCAATCCAGCGAACGGCAAGGTCGTCCGCCATTTTACCCACAAGGGCTTTAGCGAGAGCAGCGTTTGGGCGCGGGCGCAGGCTTGGGGCCTCGTCTATGCCGCGGTCGCGCTTGCCTATCGTCCGCAGGAAAAGCGCTGGATGGAGCAGCTGATCGCGAGCGCCGACTGGTGGCTGTCGCATGTCCCGCCCGGCCTGGTGGCGTTCTGGGATTTCGATGATCCAGCAATCCCCAATACAGAGACCGATACGGCGGCTACTGCGATCGTCTGCTCGGCGCTGCTCAAGCTGGGGCGGCTTGCGCCTTCGGCCGATCTCCGCACGAAATATCAGGATGCAGGCGAGCGCATCGCGCTCGCTCTGATCAACGGCTACCTTACGCCCGTCGCGGCAGGGGAGACCCGCTCGCAAGGCATGCTGGTCGGCGCCTGCTTCAATAAGCGGCGCGACGCTCGTGTACGGGATTCCGCGACCAATGCTGAGACGATCTTCGGCTCCTATTATCTGCTGGAATCGCTGAACGTTCTGGATGGTTTGATCGAGGCGGAAAAGATCTGA
- a CDS encoding acyl-CoA dehydrogenase family protein, whose product MPHSLNDQHAMIRNSVRRFAESQIAPWSHQLWKEEVFFVRNKASRLGLAGLPYPACMAVAAANGCPSLSCSRSYRVSIAVANSPLMANFDAKVLKIVEGTSEMQRTIISRE is encoded by the coding sequence ATGCCCCATTCGCTGAACGATCAGCACGCGATGATCCGCAATTCCGTTCGGCGTTTCGCGGAAAGCCAGATCGCGCCCTGGTCCCACCAGTTGTGGAAAGAAGAAGTATTTTTTGTACGAAATAAGGCTTCCAGGCTCGGCCTTGCCGGCCTGCCCTACCCTGCGTGTATGGCGGTGGCGGCGGCGAATGGCTGTCCTTCATTATCGTGCTCGAGGAGCTATCGCGTGTCGATTGCGGTCGCCAATTCGCCGCTGATGGCAAATTTCGATGCCAAGGTGCTGAAAATCGTGGAAGGCACATCCGAAATGCAGCGCACGATCATCTCGCGCGAATGA
- a CDS encoding carbohydrate ABC transporter permease — MTSIRPASGVFYIWRGTNFTLNNFVEVLHQSQVVQAMWNSFVLSTLATILSLGITVGSGYMLSRFGGWIQRSWFATIYIFRTVPYISWVLPLYLVNTRLGIYDTYVGLLLPHIAVHVCFFSWLMKGFFDGINPSMEYAALIDGCTRWGAFYRVALPAAMPGIAALAILCWLSTWNEFLFALILSGKRTPLITSTMAQFVTETGTEWNLMSATAVLAMMPALLVTIFGQKYVIRGLRM, encoded by the coding sequence GTGACGTCGATCCGTCCCGCGTCTGGCGTATTCTACATCTGGCGCGGCACGAATTTCACGCTCAACAACTTCGTTGAGGTGCTGCATCAGTCCCAGGTGGTGCAAGCGATGTGGAACAGCTTCGTGCTTTCGACTTTGGCCACCATCCTGTCGCTGGGCATCACGGTCGGCAGCGGTTACATGCTGTCGCGCTTCGGCGGCTGGATCCAGCGCAGCTGGTTTGCCACCATCTACATCTTCCGTACCGTTCCTTACATCTCTTGGGTGCTGCCGCTTTATCTGGTCAATACCCGCCTTGGGATCTACGACACGTATGTCGGTCTGTTACTGCCGCACATCGCGGTGCATGTCTGCTTCTTCTCATGGCTAATGAAGGGCTTTTTCGACGGCATCAATCCGTCGATGGAGTATGCGGCCCTGATCGACGGCTGCACCCGATGGGGTGCGTTCTATCGAGTCGCGCTCCCCGCCGCGATGCCGGGGATAGCTGCGCTTGCGATCCTTTGCTGGCTCTCGACGTGGAATGAGTTTTTGTTCGCCCTGATCCTATCAGGCAAGCGCACGCCCCTGATCACGTCGACTATGGCCCAATTCGTCACCGAGACTGGAACGGAATGGAATCTGATGAGCGCGACGGCCGTGCTTGCGATGATGCCAGCGCTGCTGGTGACGATCTTTGGTCAGAAATACGTCATTCGCGGGCTGCGCATGTAA